The genomic stretch TTTGCCCCGGGCACTCGTGTGCAGTTGTTCCACCACTGCTCCAGCTTATCACGGAGGTCATCGGCTTCCACCTTCATAGCAAATGGGTTGGCTTCCTAGGCGGCTTTCACCTGTTTCTTCTAACAACTTCCCTCCCACCGACATTGTAGTTTGGCAAATATCATCCAACTCTGCCAGGTCAACTGAAATCATCTGTAGCGTTGTgaatatgtttgaaattttcAATGCACTACGCCCATCACCCAGTGGTCATACATAAAAGTATTAGGATAATTAACACAATGTTTGTCAGCGCTTATCACCTAGGCGGCCATTTCAATACTTGTGTTACGTGACTCCCTTTATCAATTCTATTACGCATCAGAACATAataaaaggcctatgatgtgatttacttagatttccagaaggcctttgatgttgtcccccacaaacggctcttgctaaaacttaaagctgcagggattttaggaactgtggcagcttggatcaaaaactggctaactgacaggaagcagcgagtagttattagaggcaaaatgtcacagtgggcctccgttcatagtggggtaccgcagtgttcaattttaggaccactattgttcctaatttacattaatgatattgacacaaatacatacagtaaactggttaaatttgcagacgacaccaaggtgggcggtgtagcagatactaatctagcagcagagaggcttcaatgggatctggatttaattagcgaatgggctgatacttggcagatgaaatttaacacagataaatgtaaggtaatccatgcagggagcagaaatataaagtacagatattttatgggttccactgaaataaaggtagctgattacgagaaagatctcggtatgtatgttgatgcttccatgtccccctctcgccagtgtggggaagcaataaaaaaggcgaacagaatgttgggttatatctctaggtgtgtggagtttaagtcaagggaggtgatgttacatttatataattccttggtaagaccccacctagaatactgtgtgcaggtttggtcaccatacctcaagaaggacattgctgccttagaaaaggtgcaacgaagagctacgagaatgattcctggtcttagaggaatgtcttatgaggagaggttagcggaactgaatctgtttagccttgagcaaaggagactaaggggggatatgattcaggtctataagattctaacgggtctggatgctgttcaaccaaatgactatttcaatattagtctaaatactagaactcgtggccataagtggaaattagcgggagaacattttaaaacaaatttgaggaagcacttctttacacagcgtgtagttagagtatggaatagtcttcctgctagtgtagtggaagctaaaaccatgggttcctttaaatcagagctagataagattttaacaactctgagctattagttaagttctccccaaacgagcttgatgggccgaacggcctcctctcgtttgtaaatttcttatgttcttatgttcttaaaaaaaTCATCCAGTCTTTAGCAGGTCTAAAATTAGGTAAATACCTCAGATGAACAAGTACATGTGACATATTACACTGTGTCattattatttaagaaaaacTAAGCCAAAATAAAGAAGCACTGTGTGAAAAATTAAGTACACCCCAGTTGCTCCCATAGGAATTAAGAGGGTAAGTAACAACCAGGTGCTGCTAAACAGATGCATTCGATTAACTGATCGTGATGAAGTTTGACCAGCTCTTTAAAACAGAAATTTTGGCAGTTTGCTGGTCTGGAGCATTCAGGTGTGTGTTACCACAACGCCAAGGAGGAAAAACATCAGCATTTATCTTAGAGAAGCAATTGTTATGAAAGGGTGTACTTTCTTTTTCGCGTGACTGTATTTGCCGAGAGTGGGGAACAATAAGTAGGAGGAAAAGAACACTTACGAATATCAGTATGTTGAGCAAACACATTGATGACTGGGCTGCTTCCTGGAAGGACGATGTTTGTATTACCCCTGCAGAAATACACaatgcattattttaaaaataatatcatTGGGCTCAAAAATATGGAGGACAAAATGTAacgtaaacataaataaatcaatcaatagaaaaatatatttaattttctatTCCTCAGatttatagaaaaataaatgtaactttctattccaaagatttttttaatttatctgTATGTAAATGAGTTAGACAGCCCTAACCCTTTTCTAAAGCACTATTGGACAGGGGGACTTTGCTGATCTGCACTCCATTACCTTGGCCTTGCTTGGATGAGAAGAAATGCTAGATGGTTTTCATGTTAGTAATGCTAAGTTCACACTACACGACTTTCTAAGTTGTCAGATCACTATACCCTTCATATGTATGGGGTTCCATTAAatctttggaataaaaaaatgaaatacatttatttttctatatgTCTTtggaatataaaattaaatatatgtttCTATACATTTCTGTAATGAAAAATTGAATCTATTTATTTTACtatttgatatttatttatgattatgTCATGTTTCGGTCTCCATACAACACTGTTGCCTATGGCAAATTGAACACACTCATAAATGAACATACAAAATAGTGGAGTTTTATTTATCCGCATGAGGCAGTTTGGGGTCTCCCACACCCTATATTTCCCTACATCAGAGACAGGAATGTTTATGTAGCTGAGAGCCAATTTGTGAGGCAAGCATCTGGAAAGTTTGGATTCTTCATCACTAGCACCTCTTTTCAGGTGAATTTGTGTTTACTCCGAGGCCACACCCTCTGCATTTGTCTTGTTAATTGTTAAGTAATAATTGTTAATTATTACTGCACTCTGTCACactccgctccgtccgctcctactgtgtgccacgcccacctcattacctcctgttttaccctgattgttctcacctgttgtctatttcgtttgcctagtcttgtgcatttagtccgtgtctcagtcagtgtaccccagattggtcattgacgtttgtcagtgtgctttccccggtcctgtttccccaattaaaccccgttattTTGACTTCCCggctccttttccctgcttccctgctcacctacAGCACTGatcgtaacagaatgaccgatCTCCCCGAGAGCACAAAGCAGCAGGCCGAGCACAcccggctcggtctgctgcaagaaTTTGTGCATTGGCGATCggagcccgaggtccaggaggacccagTGGCCTTGGAGCTGGCCGACCGGGGCACGGAACTGCTCCGAAAGGAGCGCCCGCCTGGACAAGACTATCCGCTCCAGAGGGCACGGAAATGCCTCCGCCGCCTGATgcgccggctcaccgagcgaAGGGAGGAGTGCGGTCGAGAGCAGCAGGAAGAAGCAGAAGtactcttcctgggagcctgctctctcctcccgGCCTGGGACGCCATCGCCGTCACCCGCCTGGACAGCGCCGAGCagaagccacctccgatggAGGCGTACTTCtaccggccggagcgtctgggccTCGGAGGTATCCGCGCTGTGCGGGACGgtattccccgggtcccgagagcccttaaaggggcagcgtcaacgcgctcagcacccctcctgcctgctccggacctgccgactgcgctgcctgctgccgccgccgatctgcccgcggctgcgctgcctgctgccgccgccgatctgcccgcggctgcgctgcctgctgccgccgccgatcggCCCGCgactgcgctgcctgctgccgccgccgatctgcccgcagctgctgatgccaccgctctgcccgcggcaccgcctgcggcTGCTGCCATCCTGCCAGCAGctctgcttgacccgcctgtcctgcctgacccgcttgtcctgcctgctgcagctgccgccgctctacccgcggcaccgcctgctgcagcttccgccgctttgccggcggacccgcctgtcctgtctgtcctgccggcacctgaactgcctgtctcgcctgtcctgccggcacctgaactgcccgtctcgcctgtcctgccggcacctgaactgcccgtctcgcctgtcctgccggcacctgaactgcccgtctcgcctgtcctgccggcacccgaactgcctgaggtggctgcggttgcgccccctgctggccgtgtgatggtggcgcccgctgtggcgctccctgctggtcgcatgctggcggcgcccgcctgaggccgcctctcccgtcctgcccgcggccccgcctgaggccacctctcccgtcctgcccacggccctgactccctcgccattaccccggcaaggccaacgccccacaggaccccgcctgtcggtgtcccgtaagggaaggggacataggcgtcgggtcctggtcccgcccgccctgccccctggctcgcccgttcggcccctggctgtggctcggtggctgcctgcgggtcctccggctcggggtcggcggtcccctccgggtccccccctggatccgcggtgccggtcctcggtcgcgcctccgggtccatgttggccgcctccgggcccccctgctccggctgggcgtcggacggcgccttcgccggctccggcggCGCCTCcacctgctgcggcttccccctttagcctgccttcactggtgttccctcctgctccctccgtgtcccctccgtcactccctcgtcccgttcccttggcccctgggtggtcccctcctgctccctcctccctctcccctgcggcccctccggccgctgcccgtcgcccgcctgggctccctcgtgctccccttgttcctcctccctttccctttctgcctcctgcctttgttcctcgtccctctctgtctcctccgttcgctcctggcccttttgttccgcctttctccccttctgtgtctcccttccaggtctgtctgtccgttTTCCCAgttctttgtcgggttctgtccttcgtttcgtccctgttcctgttttgtgtctctgtcttgttccctggttttggttgatgttttgctttgtcttccaggtcctgttccgtctcgtccgtcgcctctcctctggcgcgcccagtgtgcgcgcctttgggggggggttctgtcacactccgctccgtccgctcctactgtgtgccacgcccacctcattacctcctgttttaccctgattgttctcacctgttgtctatttcgtttgcctagtcttgtgcatttagtccgtgtctcagtcagtgtaccccagatcggtcattgacgtttgtcagtgtgctttccccggtcctgtttccccaattaaaccccgttattTTGACTTCCCggctccttttccctgcttccctgctcacctacAGCACTGATCGTAACACACTCAGCTGTGAGCACTTACTGAGGCACATTATCAATACATCGGCCGGAGCTGGACTGGGGCTCATATCAAAAGGGTAAAATGATTACATCAGTGTGTGCATGTTGCTGTGAGAGGGGTACCGTTTTGGAATTGAAGACAAAAATGAAGGACTTTGTGCGATGCGATGAACGCAAGACTTTTTTGTATTTACTGCAAATGCTTACattatttttaactttgttATTGTTCCTGGGTTTAACCCAACACAGTTCATTGATTATTTCTGAGTCACAATCGGAGATGCATTCATGGAAAAAACTGTGAGTTATGCGTGTTAATACGTGGGGATGCACATAACACGTATGTTCACCTTTAAAGCAATATGCACAGCAATCGATTATTGTAACAGTGCAAATGTGTACCAATATCATGTGCATTTGCACTGCTATGACGAAATTACCATGCACTTTAACCtttataccgcaaatgaagtacaaattagcatataaaggttaaaatgcatagtaatttcttgtcaattcagtgcaaatgcacataaaataagtaggAGACTTAGAAGGAACTACTGCGCAATATGCATTAATGGACTATTTTGATAGGGAGAgtgaagaaaagaaaagaacaagACATTTTGGTaatcttttattttacaaatacacaaataatcAAGAAATATATAAATCTTTCATATGGAATAAATGAACATAAAAAAGTGATGCTCCAGTCCAACTGCACTCTTTACCTGTGGTAAAACAAGCACATGAAAGACACAATAGGTAAATTTCACTTAAATTACTGATATTTCAAGCAAATATGAGTCTTATTTTCATTGCTGTAACAAAGCAATGAAGTGATACAAAGTCAGTGATACAAAGTTATGTATCACTGACTCATACACCGAAGTCAAATTCTAATGGTAACTTATTAGGTGATTAAGTTGCCCTTACAACGATTTAAAGCCTAGCCCTAGTCGCAAAACATGTCCAACACAACCGAGTGTTTAATCATATGCTGTTTTGTTTGAGAGATCATTGGAATGTATCTTACATGCACTAAACGTAATTAAAGTTCATAGTCACATTACAAGTAAGCACAACAATAACAACTCCAAAGCGGTCATGGAGATGACTGCTCCAGTCACCTGGTTTGCATCGCTTTTATTTACCTCTTTTTTCAACTTCTTGtatgttttttccattttcttccATCTTCTTCATGATTTGCTCCAGTTATTTTGATAATCCCTGTCATCTCCAGTTCACTCAATTCGCACATTTGTTCCTAAGCTTTCGCGACACTAACTCCCAACTTCGGCCCAGCAGTCTTTCAGGGCCAGAAAAATGAGCTCCGGCCTGGATATATCGGCCAGAGCTCActgctgttatttttaaattccaGGCCGGAATTTAGGCTGAGTATGGGCACCAGCCCTGGTGTGAAACGGCCAATAGAGACCTGGATCTGCCCATAGAACACTGCCACTCCAGCTGCACTATTTTCCAACTTCTCCTACAGTAATCTCACACTCCTTGTCTCACTGGCCAGGGAGGGGGGATAGGTTTGCTAATTTCCAATACCTGGAATACCATACTCTTACTATCATCAACCCTGCCAAACTACACATTGTCGTTATCACTCACCAGACTCACCAGGCCCAATAGGAATCTTCATTACCATCCTCaacccctcctccccctccatCCACAACCAGATTTACCCTATATAACATCAGGAGGATTAGGCCTTTTCTATATGAATATGCAGCTCAGTTTCTAGTCCAGTCACATGTTACCTTGCAAATAAAATGCATGATGCCTGTACAGATCAAGCAAAATCAGTATCATGCCAAGTACCAGACAGCATTCAACTTTTAAAAGGGGGCATTTATTAATCTCTTTTGTGAGAATATGTATGTTGTGTATGtatttgagtaaaaaaaaaaacagggaatgGATATTTTACTTCATAATACTGACTGATAAGAAACTGAAAATATGAATATGTTGGATATTGAAGGGCCACCAGGAACAATATCACTGCATAAATAAGCATAAGAAAgtattatacatacatacacacatacaaacaaacatacacacacacacctttgcaTTACAACTACATGACTAGATGATGAATAAATCTGAACACGATAAGATGGAGTTGCTGGACTGTTAGCATATAAAAAGCAACATGAGCCTCACCTGCCTAGGATCTTGGACTCGTTTGTGGACAGTTGGGCTTGGTACCTCCCCATGCTGTGGTACACCAGAGCACTGCAGGGCAGAGAGGCGGGTCGGCGGCAGAACCAGACCTCCCCACTGCGAGGGTCACGGTGTTCACAGCAGCAGCGGCTTCCATTCCCCACCAGCCGTGGGCTCTTCATGGCATTGCACACCATATTCTCCTTTATATCCCCATCCTCAAAGTATCCAGTGAAGAAGACCTTGTCCGGATCCCGCTCTCTATGCCGGCTCAATACCTGAACAGCTTCGCTGGAGTGAATCAGCCGGATAGAAAAGTGGGCAGGGCCGGGCCAAAGGAGTGCAAAGCTGACTGAGTAGGTCCCATTGTCATGGTCTACCACAAGACCAAATGTACTAGCTTTGAGCTCTGTGTTGTATAACTTGGCTTGGAAGAAGTCCCCTCCATATGTTTTAGGAACTCCTCTGCCATTTCTTGCGACCACTGATACATTTACATAGTCCCCTACAGTGTAGTTATCCTTCCAATTAAGCACAGTGAAGGTGCATTTGCGTGGGTCTGTGGCttcagtgggggtggggttttCTATGGTGGGTGAAGGCCACTTGAGCATCTCTAACAGGAATTCCCATTCTTCAGTGCTGATTCTAGGAGTGTCGGCCAAAGAATAAGTTGCATGAGGCAgctgtgtgggtttttgggagTTCTTAGTAAACTGTGCCTGAGAATTATTGTGGGACATTGGCTTTGGCATTGTCCACTTCGTAGGAGTTCCGTTCCTCATTTGAAGGTACAGGTATATCTAGAAAACACATTAGTAGGGATGAATGCAGATGTCACTCTCACCTTTTGAgtgtacagaaaaaaaaataggccTCACGTCTTAAAGGCAatcataattaattaaattaataaagataataatcatttaaaatattaatataaattctATTTGTTATGTCCCCTGTGTATCCCTGGTTCTGCAGGAGAAATCATTTTATTGATTGATGGTTGCCTTTGAAAT from Paramormyrops kingsleyae isolate MSU_618 chromosome 10, PKINGS_0.4, whole genome shotgun sequence encodes the following:
- the LOC111835431 gene encoding NXPE family member 3-like — its product is MNFRGMDCYNRSLLLVILIIPLTIYLYLQMRNGTPTKWTMPKPMSHNNSQAQFTKNSQKPTQLPHATYSLADTPRISTEEWEFLLEMLKWPSPTIENPTPTEATDPRKCTFTVLNWKDNYTVGDYVNVSVVARNGRGVPKTYGGDFFQAKLYNTELKASTFGLVVDHDNGTYSVSFALLWPGPAHFSIRLIHSSEAVQVLSRHRERDPDKVFFTGYFEDGDIKENMVCNAMKSPRLVGNGSRCCCEHRDPRSGEVWFCRRPASLPCSALVYHSMGRYQAQLSTNESKILGRGNTNIVLPGSSPVINVFAQHTDIRETKKCVSGLNTPVPSGFFFKDHWTSLVCRTKTFSKSDVIRCLTGKQIYMMGDSTLRQWFEYLGKAVPTLKPLNLHASGKSGPLMIVDTASGTLITWRAHGLPLRTDKTPMADLHYIANEIDNLAGGEHMVIAFDAWAHFTTYPLAFYVNRLAIIRRSVVSLLQRAPRTLVIIKSANTGYKDIYGSDWLSWQLDCALRAMFQGLAVVLIDTWQMTSCHYSPDMIHPISVVIGNEINLFLSFICPQ